A window of Suncus etruscus isolate mSunEtr1 chromosome 4, mSunEtr1.pri.cur, whole genome shotgun sequence contains these coding sequences:
- the GOLGA7 gene encoding golgin subfamily A member 7: protein MRPQQAPVSGKVFIQRDYSSGTRCQFQTKFPAELENRIDRQQFEETVRTLNNLYAEAEKLGGQSYLEGCLACLTAYTIFLCMETHYEKVLKKVSKYIQEQNEKIYAPQGLLLTDPIERGLRVIEITIYEDRSMSSGR, encoded by the exons ATGAGGCCTCAGCAGGCGCCTGTGTCCGGGAAGGTGTTCATCCAGCGAGACTACAGCAGTGGCACACGCTGCCAGTTCCAGACCAAGTTCCCCGCCGAGCTGGAGAACCGG atTGATAGGCAGCAGTTTGAAGAAACAGTTAGAACTCTAAATAACCTTTATGCAGAAGCAGAGAAGCTTGGGGGCCAATCATATCTTGAAGGCTGTTTGGCTTGTTTAACAGCGTACACTATCTTCTTATGCATGGAAACTCATTATGAAAAG GTTTTGAAGAAAGTCTCCAAATATATTCAAGAACAAAATGAGAAGATATATGCTCCCCAAGGCCTCCTCCTGACAGATCCCATTGAAAGAGGTCTTCGAGTT ATTGAAATTACCATTTATGAAGACAGAAGCATGAGCAGTGGAAGATAA